The Neobacillus sp. OS1-2 genome includes a window with the following:
- the opp3b gene encoding oligopeptide ABC transporter permease — translation MVKYILQRVGYMIITLFIVTTLTFFLMKLIPGSPFNNFEKLNEVQRQILLDKYGLDEPVPVQYYNYMVNMVKGDLGISFQFDNTPVTELIANRIGPSAQLGLQAMIVGAILGIFLGVIAALKQNTWVDYGSTFIAVVGKSVPSFIFAGLLQYYVSVKLGWLPVMLWKGPEYTILPTIALAMFPISIAARFMRTEMIEVLGSDYITLARAKGASRWQISIKHALRNALIPVVTVLGPLAVSLMTGSLVIEQIFGIPGLGEQFVKSINMNDYPVIMGTNILFAVLFVVVILIVDILYGIIDPRIRISGGKLNEQQRNDHFKGYVCSCPY, via the coding sequence ATGGTAAAATATATATTACAACGTGTTGGCTATATGATCATTACACTATTTATTGTAACAACACTTACATTTTTCCTCATGAAGCTAATTCCTGGTAGCCCTTTTAATAACTTCGAAAAGCTCAATGAAGTTCAACGTCAGATCTTGTTGGATAAATATGGCTTGGACGAACCCGTGCCTGTTCAATATTACAATTATATGGTGAACATGGTTAAAGGTGACCTTGGAATCTCCTTTCAGTTTGATAATACCCCTGTAACAGAATTAATTGCTAACCGTATTGGTCCCTCCGCTCAACTAGGTTTGCAAGCAATGATTGTTGGTGCAATATTAGGTATTTTCTTGGGTGTAATAGCTGCCTTAAAGCAAAATACATGGGTGGATTACGGTTCTACATTTATTGCGGTAGTAGGGAAGTCAGTTCCTTCATTTATCTTTGCTGGATTGCTCCAGTATTACGTCTCGGTTAAATTAGGATGGCTGCCTGTTATGTTATGGAAAGGGCCAGAATATACAATCCTTCCGACCATTGCATTAGCTATGTTTCCGATATCAATTGCTGCGCGGTTTATGCGTACTGAAATGATTGAGGTATTAGGGTCCGACTATATTACCCTTGCAAGAGCTAAGGGAGCAAGCCGCTGGCAAATTAGTATTAAACATGCATTAAGGAACGCATTAATTCCTGTTGTAACTGTCCTTGGGCCATTGGCGGTAAGTTTAATGACTGGCTCTCTAGTTATTGAGCAAATTTTCGGAATCCCTGGATTAGGTGAGCAATTTGTTAAATCAATTAATATGAATGACTACCCCGTTATTATGGGAACGAATATTTTATTTGCGGTTTTATTTGTAGTAGTAATTTTGATTGTTGATATTCTATATGGAATTATCGACCCACGTATTCGGATATCGGGGGGAAAGCTAAATGAGCAACAAAGAAACGACCATTTCAAAGGATATGTTTGCTCCTGCCCATATTGA
- the opp3C gene encoding oligopeptide ABC transporter permease — protein sequence MSNKETTISKDMFAPAHIDPSKSEKISKPSLNFWQDSWLRVRKNKGAVVSMVILVILILMAFVGPLITPYAFDTQNTKHNNLPPRIQGIENVHWLPFDGTLTRRDGTEYNAYEVRKVDAYYWFGTDNLGRDQFARIWKGTQVSLFIAFMAALVDMAIGVAYGAISGYLGGRVDGVMQRIIEVIVGIPNLIVVVLMILVLKPGIIPIIIALTITGWTSMARVVRAQVLKFKGQEFVLAAKTLGAANSSIIFKHMIPNMFGVIIINTMFSIPNAIFFEAFLSFIGLGLQEPNASLGTLVNSGFKSMIAFPYQMIIPSIMIALIMVCFNLVADGLRDALDPKMRD from the coding sequence ATGAGCAACAAAGAAACGACCATTTCAAAGGATATGTTTGCTCCTGCCCATATTGACCCATCCAAGAGTGAAAAAATTTCTAAACCAAGTTTAAACTTTTGGCAGGATTCATGGCTAAGGGTTCGGAAAAATAAAGGTGCAGTTGTAAGCATGGTGATTCTTGTTATTTTAATATTAATGGCATTTGTTGGCCCATTGATTACACCATATGCATTTGATACACAGAACACTAAACATAATAACCTGCCACCTCGTATACAGGGCATTGAAAATGTCCACTGGCTACCATTTGATGGTACTTTAACTAGGAGAGATGGGACAGAGTACAATGCGTACGAAGTACGAAAAGTTGATGCCTATTATTGGTTTGGAACTGATAATTTAGGCCGGGACCAATTTGCTCGTATTTGGAAAGGTACACAGGTATCGTTATTCATTGCTTTCATGGCCGCTTTAGTTGATATGGCCATAGGAGTCGCATATGGAGCTATTTCTGGCTATTTGGGAGGCCGTGTTGATGGTGTCATGCAACGTATTATAGAGGTTATTGTGGGAATACCAAACCTTATTGTCGTTGTTTTGATGATTCTAGTGTTAAAGCCGGGGATTATTCCGATTATTATTGCTTTAACAATCACAGGCTGGACAAGTATGGCTCGCGTTGTTCGAGCACAAGTATTGAAATTTAAAGGTCAAGAATTTGTATTGGCTGCGAAAACATTAGGGGCAGCGAATTCTTCTATCATTTTTAAGCATATGATTCCGAATATGTTTGGCGTCATCATTATTAACACGATGTTTTCCATTCCAAATGCTATTTTCTTTGAAGCATTTCTAAGCTTTATTGGTTTGGGTTTACAAGAACCGAATGCATCTTTGGGTACATTGGTAAACAGCGGATTTAAATCGATGATAGCTTTTCCATATCAAATGATAATTCCTTCCATTATGATTGCATTAATCATGGTATGTTTTAACTTAGTTGCTGATGGATTACGCGATGCGCTTGATCCAAAAATGCGTGATTAG
- a CDS encoding ABC transporter ATP-binding protein translates to MEKILQVKDLNISFHTFGGEVKAIRGVNFDLYKGETLAIVGESGSGKSVTTKSIMRLLPEHNSEIKSGEILFAGKDLTKLSDKQMQKIRGHDISMIFQDPMTSLNPTMKIGNQIMEPLIKHQHMSKHTAKERALELLKLVGIPKPEIRINQYPHQFSGGMRQRVVIAIALACNPKVLIADEPTTALDVTIQAQILELMKDLQKKIDTSIIFITHDLGVVANVADRVAVMYGGKIVEMGTADEIFYNPQHPYTWGLISSMPDMDTDDEELFSIPGTPPDLLDPPKGDAFAPRNPFVMKIDLEQEPPFFKVSDTHYAATWLLHPDAPKVEPPAAVKRRHIQYAGNTSSTSKENLLEKTGQSQFPGKKEGK, encoded by the coding sequence ATGGAGAAAATTTTACAAGTAAAAGATTTAAATATTTCGTTCCATACCTTTGGCGGTGAAGTAAAAGCGATCCGTGGGGTAAACTTTGATTTATATAAAGGTGAAACTTTAGCAATCGTTGGCGAATCTGGTTCTGGAAAATCGGTTACAACAAAATCAATCATGCGCTTACTTCCGGAACATAATTCAGAGATAAAAAGTGGCGAGATTCTTTTTGCAGGAAAAGACCTTACGAAGCTGTCGGATAAACAAATGCAAAAAATCCGTGGCCATGATATCTCGATGATCTTTCAGGATCCAATGACCTCATTAAATCCAACGATGAAAATTGGAAACCAAATTATGGAGCCGCTAATAAAGCATCAACATATGAGCAAGCATACTGCAAAAGAAAGAGCACTTGAATTATTAAAACTAGTAGGAATACCAAAACCGGAGATTCGGATTAATCAATATCCACATCAATTTTCCGGTGGGATGAGACAACGGGTCGTTATCGCTATTGCTTTAGCTTGTAATCCTAAAGTACTTATCGCGGATGAACCAACAACGGCACTTGATGTAACGATTCAGGCGCAAATTTTAGAGTTAATGAAGGATTTGCAGAAGAAAATTGATACTTCAATTATATTTATCACACATGACCTTGGTGTAGTTGCTAATGTTGCCGACCGTGTAGCCGTTATGTATGGTGGGAAAATTGTGGAAATGGGGACAGCGGACGAAATTTTTTATAATCCACAGCATCCATACACATGGGGGTTAATTAGTTCAATGCCTGATATGGATACAGATGATGAGGAATTGTTCTCTATCCCAGGTACGCCACCTGATTTATTGGATCCGCCGAAGGGTGATGCATTTGCTCCACGAAACCCATTTGTAATGAAAATAGATTTAGAACAAGAACCACCATTCTTCAAAGTTTCGGATACACATTATGCAGCAACATGGTTACTGCATCCGGATGCACCAAAGGTCGAACCGCCAGCTGCGGTTAAAAGACGTCATATTCAATATGCAGGAAATACCAGCTCAACTTCAAAAGAAAATTTATTAGAGAAGACAGGTCAAAGTCAATTCCCTGGGAAGAAGGAGGGAAAATAA
- a CDS encoding ABC transporter ATP-binding protein codes for MAQREKLLEIKNLKQYFNEGKVNEVKAVDNVSFEIFKGEVMGLVGESGCGKSTTGRTIIRLYDATGGEVLYNGVNVHGKKSKKQLKDFNRKMQMIFQDPYASLNPRLKIADVIAEGIDIHGLANSKKERMEQVYELLETVGLNREHANRYPHEFSGGQRQRIGIARALAVQPEFIIADEPISALDVSIQAQVVNLMKKLQKEKNLTYLFIAHDLSMVKYISDRIGVMYFGKMVELAPADELYKNPLHPYTQSLLSAIPAPDPISERTRKRKSYDPASHNYADNESIEFREVTPGHFVLCSEKEYKQYQAQSK; via the coding sequence ATGGCGCAACGAGAAAAATTACTTGAAATAAAAAACTTAAAGCAATACTTTAATGAAGGAAAAGTAAACGAAGTAAAGGCAGTGGATAACGTCTCTTTTGAAATATTTAAAGGTGAGGTTATGGGACTAGTTGGTGAGTCTGGCTGTGGAAAGTCCACAACTGGCCGTACCATAATAAGATTGTACGATGCAACTGGTGGAGAAGTGCTGTATAACGGTGTCAATGTCCATGGTAAAAAGTCAAAAAAACAATTAAAAGACTTTAATCGTAAAATGCAAATGATTTTCCAAGACCCGTACGCTTCCTTAAATCCAAGATTAAAAATCGCCGATGTTATTGCCGAGGGAATCGATATTCACGGATTGGCAAACTCAAAAAAAGAACGAATGGAACAAGTATATGAGCTGTTAGAAACCGTTGGTTTAAACAGGGAACACGCAAACCGCTATCCACATGAATTCAGTGGTGGTCAACGGCAGCGGATTGGTATTGCGCGTGCACTTGCCGTCCAACCTGAATTTATTATTGCCGATGAGCCGATTTCGGCGTTGGATGTTTCAATCCAAGCTCAGGTTGTTAACTTAATGAAAAAGCTGCAAAAAGAGAAAAACTTAACCTATTTGTTCATTGCCCATGACCTTTCAATGGTTAAATATATAAGTGATCGGATTGGCGTTATGTATTTTGGGAAAATGGTCGAGCTTGCACCAGCTGATGAGCTTTATAAAAACCCACTACATCCGTATACACAGTCACTTTTATCGGCGATTCCCGCTCCAGATCCAATTAGTGAGCGGACACGAAAACGTAAATCCTATGATCCGGCATCTCATAATTATGCTGATAACGAATCAATTGAATTTAGAGAAGTTACCCCAGGACATTTTGTCCTTTGTTCGGAGAAAGAATATAAGCAATATCAGGCACAATCGAAATAA
- the spxA gene encoding transcriptional regulator SpxA produces the protein MVTLYTSPSCTSCRKAKSWLEEHEIPYTERNIFSEPLSMEEIKEILRMTEDGTDEIISTRSKTFQKLDVNLDSMPLQDLFRLIKDNPGLLRRPIIIDEKRLQVGYNEDEIRRFLPRRVRTFQLREAQRMVN, from the coding sequence ATGGTAACACTATACACTTCACCAAGTTGTACATCATGTAGAAAAGCTAAGTCATGGTTGGAAGAACATGAAATCCCATACACTGAAAGAAATATTTTCTCTGAGCCATTATCAATGGAGGAAATTAAAGAGATACTTCGTATGACGGAAGATGGCACTGATGAAATCATTTCCACCAGATCAAAAACGTTCCAAAAACTAGATGTCAATTTAGATTCAATGCCGCTGCAAGATTTATTCCGCTTGATTAAAGATAATCCAGGGCTATTACGGCGTCCAATCATCATTGATGAAAAACGATTACAGGTTGGATATAATGAAGATGAAATTAGACGATTCCTGCCAAGACGTGTGAGAACGTTCCAATTGCGCGAAGCACAACGTATGGTAAATTAA
- the mecA gene encoding adaptor protein MecA: MEIERINENTVKFYISYGDIEERGFDREEIWYNRERSEELFWEMMDEVHGEEDFVAEGPLWIQVQALDKGLEVLVTKAQLSKDGQKFELPIPTDKLKDVPVDDKIEELLDQHFNPNHPADDDLLIEEEALEFLLAFKDFEDVISLSNRAGLDDLVTKLYHFEGKYYLYIEFPEDLFEEEEIDDLLSVLLEYGYETQLTIHRVHEYGKEIISNDVFEELRKYFR, from the coding sequence ATGGAGATTGAACGCATAAATGAGAATACTGTGAAATTCTACATTTCCTACGGTGATATTGAAGAAAGAGGCTTTGATCGCGAGGAAATTTGGTACAATCGGGAACGCAGTGAAGAACTCTTTTGGGAGATGATGGATGAGGTTCATGGTGAAGAGGATTTCGTTGCCGAAGGTCCACTATGGATTCAAGTTCAAGCACTTGATAAGGGTTTAGAGGTTCTTGTCACTAAAGCGCAATTGTCGAAAGATGGTCAAAAGTTTGAGCTCCCTATTCCAACTGATAAATTAAAAGACGTTCCTGTTGATGATAAAATTGAAGAGCTCTTGGATCAGCATTTTAACCCAAATCATCCTGCTGATGATGACCTGTTGATTGAGGAAGAAGCATTAGAATTCCTCCTTGCTTTTAAAGATTTCGAAGATGTTATCAGTTTATCGAATCGGGCAGGTTTAGATGATCTAGTGACCAAACTTTATCACTTTGAAGGTAAATATTATTTATATATAGAATTTCCGGAAGATTTATTTGAAGAAGAAGAAATTGACGATCTCCTTAGTGTATTGCTCGAATACGGGTATGAAACACAACTAACCATTCATCGGGTACATGAATATGGAAAAGAAATTATTTCAAACGATGTTTTTGAAGAGTTGCGAAAATATTTTAGATAA
- the cls gene encoding cardiolipin synthase — translation MKNTVRVIIFLAVIAGLLFFFRDRLESGIFGILSVMISMSVIFIGFVIFLENRHPTQTITWLVVLGSFPLIGFIFYLLFGRNYRKEKTYRKKYFLDKQAFLTVEGDDDPRSEEKLRLMGEHQGRLFNLAQKLGNSPISFDTATEVLTNGEETFRHIIEQLKRARHHIHLEYYIVRHDHIGQEIKDLLIEKANQGVKVRFLFDAVGSWKLSKSYILDLRNAGIEAVSFGPVKLPFLNNKFNFRNHRKIIVIDGTIGFVGGLNIGDEYLGRNKEIGYWRDTHLMLKGEAVRTLQLIFLQDWYYMTNHSFLTAEYLSPQIDQKSHGGVQLIAGGPDNEWSVIKNIFFSMIASAKKSVWIASPYFIPDEDIFSALKVAALSGVDVRLLVPNRPDKRIVFHASRSYFPELLEAGVKVFEYERGFMHSKIVIVDDELASIGTSNMDMRSFHLNFEVNAFLFRTKSTQKLVEEYRNDLEYTKQLELKTFQERHIGFRLLESTARLLSPLL, via the coding sequence TTGAAAAACACGGTTAGGGTGATCATATTTTTAGCGGTAATAGCCGGGCTCCTGTTTTTCTTTAGGGATCGATTGGAAAGTGGCATTTTTGGAATCTTAAGCGTTATGATTTCAATGTCAGTTATTTTTATTGGATTTGTTATTTTTCTTGAAAATCGCCACCCTACGCAAACAATCACATGGTTAGTAGTATTAGGAAGCTTCCCGCTAATTGGTTTTATTTTTTATCTGTTATTTGGACGGAATTATCGGAAAGAGAAAACGTATAGAAAGAAATATTTTCTCGATAAACAAGCGTTTTTAACAGTTGAAGGGGATGATGATCCCAGGAGTGAGGAAAAGCTTCGGTTAATGGGTGAACACCAAGGCAGATTATTTAATTTAGCTCAAAAATTGGGTAACAGCCCAATATCGTTTGATACCGCTACAGAAGTGTTAACAAATGGTGAAGAAACTTTTCGCCATATAATTGAACAATTAAAAAGGGCTAGGCACCATATTCACCTTGAATATTATATCGTTCGCCATGACCATATTGGGCAGGAAATCAAAGACCTTTTAATTGAAAAGGCAAATCAGGGAGTAAAGGTTCGGTTTTTGTTTGATGCGGTTGGGTCATGGAAGTTATCGAAGAGCTATATTCTTGATCTTAGAAATGCTGGTATAGAAGCGGTTTCATTTGGCCCAGTAAAGCTACCATTTTTAAATAATAAATTTAATTTCCGTAATCATCGAAAGATCATTGTCATTGATGGGACAATTGGATTTGTGGGCGGATTAAATATTGGCGATGAATATTTGGGAAGAAACAAAGAAATAGGCTATTGGCGTGATACACATTTAATGCTAAAAGGTGAAGCAGTTCGGACCCTGCAGCTCATTTTTTTGCAAGATTGGTATTATATGACGAATCACAGTTTTTTAACAGCGGAATACTTATCACCCCAAATTGATCAGAAGAGTCATGGTGGTGTTCAGCTTATTGCGGGCGGACCCGATAATGAATGGAGCGTTATAAAAAATATCTTTTTCTCGATGATTGCTTCAGCGAAAAAATCAGTTTGGATTGCTTCTCCCTATTTTATTCCGGATGAAGATATTTTTTCAGCCCTTAAAGTTGCAGCCCTTAGTGGTGTTGATGTCAGGTTGCTTGTACCGAATCGACCTGATAAACGAATTGTCTTTCATGCCTCAAGGTCTTATTTCCCTGAGCTTCTTGAAGCGGGGGTAAAAGTATTTGAATATGAACGAGGCTTTATGCACAGTAAAATAGTGATTGTTGATGATGAACTTGCCTCAATAGGGACATCCAATATGGATATGCGTAGTTTTCACTTGAATTTTGAGGTAAATGCATTCTTATTTCGCACAAAGAGTACACAAAAGCTTGTAGAAGAATATAGGAATGATCTTGAATATACAAAACAGTTAGAATTAAAGACATTCCAAGAACGACATATTGGCTTTAGATTATTAGAATCAACGGCGCGGTTACTCTCACCGTTACTATAA
- a CDS encoding competence protein CoiA family protein: MLTAKTKTGKTLCLGYDYKKETLFALRKKEEFICPDCGESVVLKLGDQRIFHFAHKQGSTCRVIYENESYEHLEGKRQLFQWLIRQKVPSVLEYYDREIQQRPDILFRHNGKKYALEYQCSTLPEHVFTKRTKTYLENDYIPLWIIAASHIHPKRNETLSLSNFHYSFIRSSSTGILYIPAYCPVKHLFQLVESITPFSIKNTFAHQSYFPSDKIDLDALLEPNPVKKIQVTLSNWNTENERYILNRVLHPQSDQKMLLREMYSHGINPFLLPPEIGLPVTHSVLIQTPPIIWQMYIFLDVLANKKPNDELTIQEISSHFNKRIQRNNIKLRALPQVADIKPILPVIEYLQTLQSLGILTRKGSLVFQVQRKLILPKSNREREEIKRLFLQKNNMLLSKNK; encoded by the coding sequence TTGTTAACAGCAAAAACAAAAACAGGTAAAACGCTTTGCCTTGGGTATGATTATAAAAAGGAAACTCTTTTTGCATTACGAAAGAAAGAAGAATTTATTTGTCCGGATTGTGGTGAAAGTGTCGTACTAAAATTAGGTGACCAACGGATTTTTCACTTTGCACATAAACAAGGCAGCACTTGCCGAGTTATTTATGAAAATGAATCATATGAACATTTAGAAGGGAAACGGCAGCTATTTCAATGGCTTATCAGGCAAAAAGTTCCTTCGGTTTTGGAGTACTATGATCGGGAAATTCAGCAACGTCCAGACATTTTATTCAGGCATAATGGAAAGAAATATGCATTGGAGTACCAATGTTCAACATTACCGGAACATGTTTTTACGAAGAGAACGAAAACCTATCTTGAAAATGATTATATTCCATTATGGATAATAGCTGCCAGCCACATACATCCCAAGAGGAACGAAACACTTTCACTATCCAATTTTCATTATTCATTTATACGAAGCTCATCAACCGGTATTCTTTATATTCCTGCCTATTGCCCCGTAAAACATCTTTTTCAATTGGTAGAATCAATAACACCCTTCTCGATAAAAAATACCTTTGCGCACCAATCCTATTTTCCATCAGATAAAATTGATTTAGATGCCTTGCTGGAACCTAATCCTGTGAAAAAAATCCAGGTTACACTTTCTAACTGGAACACAGAAAATGAAAGATATATTTTGAATCGGGTTCTCCATCCACAATCGGATCAAAAAATGTTACTTCGTGAAATGTATAGCCATGGAATAAATCCTTTTTTATTACCTCCCGAAATTGGTCTCCCCGTTACACACTCTGTGCTTATTCAAACACCACCCATTATTTGGCAGATGTATATATTTCTTGATGTTTTAGCCAATAAAAAGCCAAACGATGAACTTACAATTCAAGAGATTAGCAGCCATTTTAACAAGAGAATTCAAAGGAATAATATTAAATTAAGGGCATTGCCGCAGGTAGCGGATATTAAACCGATCCTTCCTGTCATCGAATATTTACAGACATTACAGTCACTGGGAATATTAACTCGAAAAGGAAGCCTGGTCTTTCAAGTACAAAGGAAACTAATCCTGCCGAAATCGAATCGGGAAAGGGAGGAAATAAAACGGTTATTTCTCCAAAAAAATAATATGCTCCTTTCAAAAAATAAATGA
- the pepF gene encoding oligoendopeptidase F: MANETAIKSLPSRSDIAVEDTWKLEDIFASDQEWEKEFQEVKSQISGIKEYEGKLDENAETLYKALQFQDQLLERIGKLYTYSHMRYDQDTTNSFYQGLDDRMKNLYSQAASQLAFIVPEILSIDESKVLSFLKEKQELKLYEHAIEEINQQRPHVLSAEQEALLAEAGEVMDASSNTFGMLNNADIKFPTIKDTNGEEVEVTHGRYSRFLESSDQRVRHDAFKAVYKTYGDFKNTFSSTLSGNVKKDNFNARVRKYDSARHAALSANNIPESVYDNLVNTVTDNLHLLHRYVKLRKKVLGLEELHMYDLYTPLVKDVKMEIKYDEAKDLVIKGLAPLGEEYSKILKEGFENRWVDVHENKGKRSGAYSSGAYGTHPYILMNWQDNVNNLFTLAHEFGHSVHNYYTRKSQPYPYGNYSIFVAEVASTCNEALLNDYLLKTIDDEQKRIYLLNHYLEGFRGTVFRQTMFAEFEHLIHQKAQNNEALTADALTEAYYALNKKYFGEEDIIIDEEIGLEWARIPHFYYNYYVYQYATGFSAATALSKQILEEGEPAVKRYIEQFLSAGSSDYPIEVLKKAGVDMTSADPIKNACKVFEEKLSELEQLLS; the protein is encoded by the coding sequence ATGGCAAACGAAACGGCTATAAAATCGCTCCCCTCAAGAAGTGACATCGCTGTGGAAGACACGTGGAAATTAGAAGATATTTTTGCAAGTGATCAGGAATGGGAAAAAGAGTTTCAAGAGGTAAAGAGTCAAATTTCCGGGATAAAAGAATATGAAGGTAAATTAGACGAAAATGCAGAAACGCTTTATAAGGCCCTTCAATTTCAAGATCAATTGTTAGAGCGGATTGGCAAACTTTATACATACTCACATATGCGTTATGACCAGGACACGACAAACTCCTTTTACCAGGGGTTGGATGATAGAATGAAAAATCTATACTCACAAGCAGCGAGCCAGCTGGCATTTATTGTTCCAGAAATACTTTCGATTGATGAAAGTAAAGTTTTGAGCTTTTTGAAAGAGAAACAAGAGCTTAAGCTTTATGAACATGCGATTGAAGAAATTAATCAACAACGACCGCATGTACTAAGTGCTGAGCAGGAAGCCTTGTTGGCTGAGGCAGGAGAAGTGATGGATGCTTCAAGCAACACTTTCGGTATGTTGAACAATGCGGATATTAAGTTTCCAACAATTAAAGATACGAACGGGGAAGAGGTTGAAGTTACCCATGGACGGTACAGTAGGTTCTTAGAAAGCAGTGACCAGCGCGTTCGTCATGATGCGTTTAAGGCTGTTTATAAAACATATGGTGATTTTAAAAATACCTTTTCAAGTACGTTAAGCGGTAATGTTAAAAAGGACAACTTCAATGCAAGAGTAAGAAAATATGATTCGGCAAGACATGCAGCACTCTCAGCCAACAATATTCCTGAAAGTGTCTATGATAACCTTGTGAATACTGTTACTGATAATCTTCATTTATTGCATCGCTATGTGAAGCTACGCAAAAAAGTCTTGGGCTTAGAAGAACTTCACATGTATGACCTGTATACACCGTTAGTAAAAGATGTGAAAATGGAAATAAAGTATGATGAGGCAAAGGATTTAGTGATAAAGGGATTAGCCCCGTTAGGTGAGGAATATTCGAAGATTCTAAAAGAAGGTTTTGAGAACCGCTGGGTGGATGTCCATGAGAATAAAGGCAAGCGCAGTGGTGCTTACTCCTCCGGAGCCTATGGTACACATCCATATATTCTGATGAACTGGCAGGATAACGTAAACAATCTATTCACCTTAGCACATGAATTTGGCCATTCCGTCCATAATTACTACACAAGGAAATCACAGCCGTATCCATACGGAAACTACTCTATCTTCGTTGCTGAGGTAGCTTCTACTTGTAATGAAGCACTGTTAAATGATTATTTGTTAAAAACGATTGATGATGAGCAAAAACGAATTTACCTGCTTAATCATTATTTAGAGGGTTTTAGGGGCACCGTCTTCCGTCAGACGATGTTTGCAGAATTTGAACATTTGATTCATCAAAAAGCACAAAATAATGAGGCGCTAACAGCTGATGCTTTAACTGAAGCTTATTATGCGTTGAACAAGAAATATTTTGGTGAAGAGGATATTATTATTGATGAGGAAATCGGTTTAGAATGGGCTAGAATTCCGCATTTCTATTACAATTATTATGTGTACCAGTACGCAACCGGCTTTAGTGCAGCGACAGCCTTAAGCAAGCAGATCTTGGAAGAAGGCGAACCGGCAGTTAAACGCTATATTGAACAATTCCTAAGTGCTGGAAGCTCTGATTACCCGATAGAAGTACTTAAAAAGGCTGGAGTGGACATGACGAGCGCTGATCCAATTAAGAATGCATGTAAGGTATTCGAAGAGAAATTGAGTGAATTAGAGCAGTTGCTGTCATAA
- a CDS encoding ClpXP adapter SpxH family protein, with translation MSNAKLPGPGNRCSGSDKKPIEIYMFIDPLCPECWALEPILKKLQIEYGRYFSLKHVLSGRLADLNKKRNYENIAQLWEKTASRTGMSCDGSLWLENPVDNPYTVSIALKAAELQGRRAGLRFLRRIQEMLFLEKQNTSNLEVLKGCAGSSGLDVEEFMADIHSDSAAKAFQCDLKITSEMAVNEIPTLVFFNENIEDEGIKITGSYPYEVYVQILEEMLSEKPIISPPPSLESFMKIFKFVASKEIAVVYNMSVSQIEREMKKLLLKQVVEQIPAKYGTFWRYIEE, from the coding sequence GTGAGTAATGCTAAATTGCCGGGCCCCGGGAACCGTTGCAGCGGCAGTGATAAAAAACCGATTGAAATTTATATGTTTATTGATCCATTGTGTCCCGAATGCTGGGCACTTGAACCAATCTTAAAGAAGCTGCAAATTGAATATGGAAGATATTTTTCACTTAAGCATGTATTAAGCGGGCGATTGGCCGATTTAAACAAAAAAAGGAACTATGAAAATATCGCTCAATTATGGGAAAAAACAGCGAGCAGAACGGGTATGTCATGTGATGGCAGCTTGTGGTTAGAAAATCCGGTGGACAATCCCTATACGGTCTCCATTGCCTTAAAAGCAGCCGAATTACAAGGCAGAAGAGCAGGTCTACGTTTTCTTCGGAGAATTCAAGAAATGTTATTTCTAGAAAAACAGAATACTTCTAATCTTGAGGTGTTAAAGGGCTGTGCAGGTAGTTCAGGTTTAGATGTAGAAGAATTTATGGCAGATATTCATTCTGACAGCGCAGCCAAGGCCTTCCAATGTGATTTGAAAATCACTTCCGAAATGGCTGTTAATGAAATTCCTACCTTAGTCTTTTTTAATGAAAATATTGAGGATGAAGGTATCAAAATTACCGGTTCTTATCCATATGAGGTATATGTCCAAATATTAGAGGAAATGCTATCGGAAAAACCGATCATATCCCCTCCACCATCATTAGAGTCGTTTATGAAGATTTTTAAATTTGTTGCTTCAAAGGAAATTGCTGTGGTTTACAATATGTCAGTTTCACAAATTGAAAGGGAAATGAAAAAGCTGCTTTTAAAACAAGTTGTGGAACAAATTCCCGCAAAGTACGGAACATTTTGGAGATATATTGAAGAATAA